A window of the Lolium perenne isolate Kyuss_39 chromosome 7, Kyuss_2.0, whole genome shotgun sequence genome harbors these coding sequences:
- the LOC127323836 gene encoding AT-hook motif nuclear-localized protein 20 translates to MAAPSKIEGTELSGGSGGPDDDRGENGTGEPTGGAVVTGNRRPRGRPAGSKNKPKPPIFITRDSPNALRSHVMEVAGGADVAESIAHFARRRQRGVCVLSGAGTVTDVALRQPAAPGAVVALRGRFEILSLTGTFLPGPAPPGSTGLTVYLAGGQGQVVGGSVVGTLTAAGPVMVIASTFANATYERLPLDEEAEEEEARGGGPGGPMPPLMGGMPVDPSAMPMFGGSLPPNMMPGGAGAGLQLGHEALAWAQAQHARPPY, encoded by the coding sequence ATGGCGGCGCCGTCCAAAATCGAAGGCACCGAGCTGAGCGGCGGAAGCGGCGGGCCCGACGACGACCGCGGCGAGAACGGCACCGGGGAGCCCACGGGCGGCGCTGTGGTGACCGGCAACCGTCGCCCCCGCGGCCGGCCGGCTGGGTCCAAGAACAAACCGAAGCCCCCCATCTTCATCACGCGGGACAGCCCGAACGCGCTGCGCAGCCACGTGATGGAGGTTGCCGGCGGGGCCGACGTGGCTGAGTCCATCGCCCACTTCGCACGCCGCAGGCAGCGCGGCGTGTGCGTGCTCAGCGGGGCCGGCACAGTCACAGACGTCGCCCTGCGCCAGCCGGCGGCGCCCGGCGCCGTGGTAGCCCTCCGCGGCCGCTTCGAGATACTCTCCCTCACCGGCACCTTCCTGCCGGGCCCCGCGCCGCCGGGATCGACGGGGCTGACTGTGTACCTGGCGGGTGGGCAAGGACAGGTAGTAGGCGGCAGCGTCGTCGGGACGCTCACCGCGGCCGGGCCGGTCATGGTGATCGCGTCGACGTTCGCGAACGCCACCTACGAGAGGCTGCCTCTGGACGAGgaggccgaggaggaggaagctcgAGGTGGAGGTCCTGGAGGGCCGATGCCTCCACTGATGGGGGGAATGCCGGTGGATCCGTCGGCGATGCCGATGTTCGGTGGCAGCTTGCCCCCAAACATGATGCCAGGGGGCGCCGGCGCCGGGCTGCAGCTCGGACACGAGGCGCTTGCATGGGCTCAAGCTCAGCATGCACGGCCGCCGTACTAA